The following are encoded together in the Dermacoccus nishinomiyaensis genome:
- a CDS encoding holo-ACP synthase — translation MIVGVGIDVVEIDRFAETLESSPGMRERLFTPLERDLHVRSLAARFAAKEALSKALGAPPGMSWQDAEVDTNAQGQPFLRTGGTVASRMDDLGVDALHLSLTHDGGIASAVVIAEA, via the coding sequence ATGATCGTGGGAGTGGGCATCGACGTCGTCGAGATCGACCGGTTCGCCGAGACACTGGAAAGCTCGCCCGGAATGCGTGAGCGCTTGTTCACACCGCTGGAGCGTGATCTGCACGTGCGCTCGCTCGCGGCCCGGTTCGCGGCGAAGGAGGCGTTGAGCAAGGCGCTCGGCGCGCCGCCCGGGATGAGCTGGCAGGACGCGGAGGTCGACACCAACGCGCAGGGGCAACCGTTCCTGCGCACGGGTGGGACGGTCGCCTCCCGCATGGACGACCTCGGTGTCGACGCTCTGCACCTCTCGCTGACTCACGACGGTGGCATCGCGTCGGCCGTCGTCATCGCGGAGGCATGA
- the glmS gene encoding glutamine--fructose-6-phosphate transaminase (isomerizing) yields MCGIVGYVGSKVDERAEAVVMEGLARLEYRGYDSAGIALVTGDHVSTAKKAGKLANLRAELENHPLPASATGIGHTRWATHGGPTDANAHPHRGGTDGKLALIHNGIIENFHPLRAQLLEDGVEFASETDTEVVAHLLAKAYAGDLKAAMLEVVNRLEGAFTLLAVHADSPNQVVAARRNSPLVIGLGEGENFLGSDVAAFIGYTKEAMEVDQDQVVVITPEAVEVCNFDGSAAQGKTFHVDWDAASAEKGGYDTFMEKEIFDQPDAVRDTLLGRTDEAGRLTLDEIRISEEDLKAIDRITIVACGTAAYAGMVAKYAIEHWTRIPVEVSLAHEFRYCDPIVSERTLVVSISQSGETMDTLMAVKHAKELGARTLSICNTHGATIPRESDAVLYTHAGPEIAVASTKAFLAQITACYILGLYLAQLRGGTYADDAAKVMGELQEMPAKIEEVLGHLERTREIARFMADTRSVLFLGRNVGYPIAMEGALKLKELAYIHAEGFAAGELKHGPIALIDAGQPVFIVVPGPDTPHGLHGKVVSNIQEIRARGARTLVIAEEGDEAVVPFADEVIRIPKSAPLLAPLLAIVPLQVFSLELSTAKGLDVDQPRNLAKSVTVE; encoded by the coding sequence ATGTGTGGAATCGTTGGATACGTCGGCTCGAAGGTCGACGAGCGCGCTGAGGCCGTCGTGATGGAGGGCCTCGCCCGCCTCGAGTACCGCGGCTACGACTCGGCCGGCATCGCCCTGGTGACGGGCGATCACGTCTCGACGGCGAAGAAGGCCGGCAAGCTGGCCAACCTGCGCGCCGAGCTGGAGAACCACCCGCTTCCCGCGAGTGCGACCGGCATCGGTCACACGCGCTGGGCGACGCACGGTGGCCCGACGGACGCGAACGCCCACCCGCACCGTGGCGGCACGGACGGCAAGCTGGCGCTCATCCACAACGGCATCATCGAGAACTTCCACCCGCTGCGCGCGCAGCTGCTCGAGGACGGCGTCGAGTTCGCGTCCGAGACGGACACCGAGGTCGTCGCGCACCTTCTCGCGAAGGCGTACGCGGGCGATCTGAAGGCCGCGATGCTCGAGGTCGTCAACCGTCTCGAGGGCGCGTTCACGCTCCTCGCCGTGCACGCCGACAGCCCGAACCAGGTCGTCGCGGCGCGCCGCAACTCGCCGCTCGTCATCGGGCTCGGTGAGGGCGAGAACTTCCTCGGCTCCGACGTCGCCGCCTTCATCGGGTACACCAAGGAGGCAATGGAGGTCGACCAGGACCAGGTCGTCGTCATCACCCCCGAGGCCGTCGAGGTGTGCAACTTCGACGGTTCCGCGGCGCAGGGCAAGACGTTCCACGTCGACTGGGACGCGGCGTCCGCCGAGAAGGGCGGCTACGACACGTTCATGGAGAAGGAGATCTTCGACCAGCCGGACGCGGTGCGCGACACGCTGCTCGGCCGTACGGACGAGGCGGGGCGCCTGACGCTCGACGAGATCCGCATCTCCGAAGAGGACCTCAAGGCCATCGACCGCATCACGATCGTCGCGTGTGGCACGGCCGCGTACGCGGGCATGGTCGCCAAGTACGCGATCGAGCACTGGACGCGCATCCCGGTCGAGGTGTCGCTCGCGCACGAGTTCCGCTACTGCGACCCGATCGTCTCCGAGCGCACGCTGGTCGTGTCGATCTCGCAGTCGGGCGAGACGATGGACACGCTCATGGCCGTCAAGCACGCCAAGGAGCTCGGCGCCCGCACGCTGTCGATCTGCAACACGCACGGCGCGACGATTCCGCGCGAGTCCGACGCCGTGCTCTACACGCACGCCGGCCCGGAGATCGCGGTCGCCTCGACGAAGGCGTTCCTCGCGCAGATCACGGCCTGCTACATCCTCGGCCTCTACCTCGCGCAGCTGCGCGGCGGCACGTACGCCGACGACGCGGCCAAGGTCATGGGTGAGCTGCAGGAGATGCCGGCCAAGATCGAGGAGGTGCTCGGCCACCTCGAGCGCACCCGCGAGATCGCCCGCTTCATGGCCGACACCCGCTCGGTGCTGTTCCTCGGCCGCAACGTCGGCTACCCGATCGCGATGGAGGGTGCGCTCAAGCTCAAGGAGCTCGCCTACATCCACGCCGAGGGCTTCGCCGCCGGTGAGCTCAAGCACGGCCCGATCGCGCTGATCGACGCCGGGCAGCCGGTGTTCATCGTGGTGCCCGGACCCGACACGCCGCACGGTCTGCACGGCAAGGTCGTCTCCAACATCCAGGAGATCCGTGCGCGCGGCGCACGTACGCTCGTCATCGCGGAGGAGGGCGACGAAGCCGTCGTGCCGTTCGCGGACGAGGTCATCCGCATCCCGAAGTCGGCTCCGCTGCTCGCACCGCTGCTCGCCATCGTGCCGCTGCAGGTGTTCTCCCTCGAACTGTCGACGGCCAAGGGCCTCGACGTCGACCAGCCGCGCAACCTGGCCAAGAGCGTCACCGTGGAGTGA
- the coaA gene encoding type I pantothenate kinase: MTRAHHPPLPSPYVELTRADWARLRDTHPIDLTSDDVRRLAGLGERIDLAEVEDVYLPLSRLLNFYAAATQNLHRTTTDFLQERPAKTPFIIGVAGSVAVGKSTTARVLQELLARWPDTPRVELITTDGFLYPNAELERRGIMDRKGFPESYDRRALVRFVAEVKGGKAEVEAPVYSHLVYDIVPDEKIVVRQPDILIVEGLNVLQPPVSTPGQPTRSTLTVSDFFDFSVYVDARETDIREWYINRFLRLRETAFADPDSYFHRYARLDDDEAVTLATRIWESINLPNLIDNVQPTRGRATAILRKSSNHAVDSVKLRKL, translated from the coding sequence GTGACCCGCGCCCACCACCCGCCGCTGCCGAGCCCCTACGTCGAACTCACCCGAGCCGACTGGGCCCGCCTGCGCGACACCCACCCCATCGACCTGACGAGCGACGACGTGCGCCGCCTCGCCGGGCTCGGCGAACGCATCGACCTCGCCGAGGTCGAGGACGTCTACCTTCCCCTGTCGCGCCTGCTCAACTTCTACGCCGCCGCGACGCAGAACCTGCACCGCACGACGACGGACTTCCTCCAGGAACGCCCCGCCAAGACGCCCTTCATCATCGGCGTCGCCGGCTCCGTCGCCGTCGGCAAGTCGACGACCGCCCGCGTCCTGCAAGAACTGCTCGCGCGCTGGCCCGACACGCCCCGCGTCGAACTCATCACCACCGACGGCTTCCTCTACCCCAACGCCGAACTCGAACGCCGCGGCATCATGGACCGCAAAGGCTTCCCCGAGAGCTACGACCGACGCGCCCTCGTCCGCTTCGTCGCCGAGGTCAAGGGCGGCAAGGCGGAAGTCGAAGCGCCCGTCTACAGCCACCTCGTCTACGACATCGTGCCGGACGAGAAGATCGTCGTGCGCCAACCCGACATCCTCATCGTCGAAGGCCTCAACGTCCTGCAACCACCTGTCTCGACGCCCGGGCAACCCACCCGCTCGACGCTCACCGTCAGCGACTTCTTCGACTTCAGCGTCTACGTCGACGCCCGCGAAACCGACATCCGCGAGTGGTACATCAACCGGTTCCTGCGCCTACGCGAAACTGCGTTCGCCGACCCCGACTCCTACTTCCACCGCTACGCCCGACTCGACGACGACGAAGCCGTCACCCTCGCCACCCGCATCTGGGAGAGCATCAACCTGCCCAACCTCATCGACAACGTCCAACCCACCCGCGGCCGCGCCACCGCCATCCTGCGCAAGAGCAGCAACCACGCCGTCGACAGCGTCAAACTGAGGAAGCTGTGA
- a CDS encoding PhoH family protein, which produces MTLADTLTTEGAAGALTSTTQLESGLRPGTDDGATTNAAVAQRVKTYVLDTSVLLSDPRAFTRFAEHHVVLPVVVVTELEAKRHHPELGYYARECLRLLDDLRVRHGRLDHPVPIGDGGTLRVELNHTDPAALPAGFRLGDNDSRILAVAANFAAEGHDVTVVSKDLPMRIKASATGLSADEYRADGVPDSGWTGIVERSVDASEIDTLYATGRVTLDGLEDLPVNTGVILSADGEASGSALGRVMPGNVVKIVRGDRDLFGLYGRSAEQRIAIDLLSDLDVGIVSLGGKAGTGKSALALCAGLEAVMERRAHRKVIVFRPLYAVGGQELGYLPGSENDKMGPWAQAVFDTLGAVVSKEVVDEIIARDLLEVLPLTHIRGRSLHDAFVIVDEAQSLERNVLLTVLSRMGQNSRVVLTHDVAQRDNLRVGRHDGIAAVVEKLKGHALFGHVTLTRSERSPIAALVTSVLAN; this is translated from the coding sequence ATGACCCTGGCGGACACCCTCACGACGGAGGGCGCCGCGGGCGCGCTCACCTCGACCACCCAGCTCGAATCGGGCCTCAGGCCCGGAACCGATGACGGCGCGACGACGAACGCCGCCGTCGCCCAGCGCGTCAAGACGTACGTGCTCGACACGTCCGTGCTGTTGTCCGACCCGCGCGCGTTCACCCGGTTCGCCGAGCACCACGTCGTGCTCCCAGTCGTCGTCGTCACCGAGCTCGAGGCCAAGCGTCATCACCCCGAGCTCGGCTACTATGCGCGTGAGTGCCTGCGCCTGCTCGACGACCTGCGCGTGCGTCACGGCCGCCTCGACCACCCCGTCCCGATCGGTGATGGCGGCACGCTGCGCGTCGAACTCAACCACACCGACCCCGCCGCCCTGCCCGCGGGTTTCCGACTCGGTGACAACGACTCGCGCATCCTCGCGGTCGCCGCCAACTTCGCGGCCGAGGGCCACGACGTGACGGTGGTGAGCAAGGACCTGCCGATGCGCATCAAGGCGTCCGCAACCGGGCTGTCGGCCGATGAGTACCGCGCCGACGGGGTGCCCGACTCGGGGTGGACGGGCATCGTCGAACGCAGCGTCGACGCGAGTGAGATCGACACCCTGTACGCGACGGGGCGCGTCACGCTCGACGGCCTCGAGGATCTGCCCGTCAACACCGGCGTCATCCTGAGCGCCGACGGCGAGGCGTCCGGTTCGGCGCTCGGGCGCGTCATGCCGGGAAACGTGGTGAAGATCGTGCGCGGCGACCGCGACCTGTTCGGGTTGTACGGCCGCTCCGCCGAGCAGCGCATCGCCATCGACCTGTTGAGCGACCTCGACGTCGGCATCGTCAGCCTCGGCGGGAAGGCCGGCACCGGCAAGAGCGCGCTCGCGCTGTGCGCGGGCCTCGAGGCGGTCATGGAGCGTCGCGCGCACCGCAAGGTGATCGTCTTCCGCCCGCTGTACGCCGTCGGCGGCCAGGAGCTCGGGTACTTGCCGGGCAGTGAGAACGACAAGATGGGCCCGTGGGCTCAGGCGGTGTTCGACACGCTCGGCGCCGTCGTGAGCAAGGAGGTCGTCGACGAGATCATCGCGCGCGACCTGCTCGAGGTGCTGCCACTGACGCACATCCGTGGGCGTTCGCTGCACGACGCGTTCGTCATCGTCGACGAGGCGCAGTCGTTGGAGCGCAACGTGCTGCTGACGGTGCTGTCGCGCATGGGCCAGAACTCGCGCGTCGTGCTGACGCATGACGTCGCGCAGCGCGACAACCTGCGGGTGGGGCGCCATGACGGCATCGCCGCGGTCGTCGAGAAGCTTAAGGGGCACGCACTGTTCGGGCACGTGACGTTGACGCGGTCGGAACGCAGCCCCATCGCGGCGCTCGTGACGTCGGTGCTCGCGAACTGA
- a CDS encoding isoprenyl transferase: MRGPGDVLYTAYERQLVKGLPPERLPRHVGLMLDGNRRWAKKRGANTAHGHKAGADNIEPLLTWCEELGIEVVTLWLLSTDNLKRSETELAPLLAIIEDVVDELSAAGNRRFNLVGALGLLPEATRTRLENAVSATQDGDGMVVNIAVGYGGRQEIVDAFRAILLDAAERGEDMTQLAQRLTIDSVGDYLYTKGQPDPDLVIRTSGEQRLGGFLLWQSAHSEFYFCEAFWPDFRRVDFLRALRAYAERERRFGS, encoded by the coding sequence ATGCGCGGACCGGGCGACGTGCTGTACACCGCCTACGAGCGCCAACTCGTCAAGGGCCTGCCTCCTGAGCGTCTCCCGCGTCACGTCGGCCTCATGCTCGACGGAAACCGTCGCTGGGCGAAGAAGAGGGGCGCGAACACCGCGCACGGTCACAAGGCGGGCGCCGACAACATCGAACCGTTGCTCACGTGGTGCGAGGAGCTCGGCATCGAGGTCGTGACGCTGTGGTTGCTGTCGACCGACAACCTCAAGCGCAGCGAGACCGAGCTCGCGCCACTGCTCGCCATCATCGAGGACGTCGTCGACGAACTCTCCGCAGCCGGCAACCGCCGGTTCAACCTCGTCGGCGCCCTCGGGCTGCTGCCGGAGGCGACGCGCACCCGGCTGGAGAACGCCGTCAGCGCGACGCAGGACGGCGACGGAATGGTCGTCAACATCGCCGTCGGGTACGGCGGGCGTCAGGAGATCGTCGACGCTTTCCGCGCCATCCTGCTCGACGCGGCCGAGCGCGGTGAGGACATGACGCAGCTCGCGCAGCGTCTGACGATCGACAGCGTTGGCGACTACCTCTACACGAAGGGCCAGCCCGACCCGGATCTCGTCATCCGCACCTCGGGGGAGCAGCGCCTCGGCGGCTTCCTGCTGTGGCAGTCGGCGCACAGCGAGTTCTACTTCTGCGAAGCGTTCTGGCCCGACTTCCGTCGCGTCGACTTCCTGCGCGCGCTGCGCGCCTACGCCGAACGCGAGCGTCGTTTCGGGTCGTGA
- the mca gene encoding mycothiol conjugate amidase Mca, producing the protein MAGGFRLMAVHAHPDDESSKGAATMARYLAEGDDVTVVTCTGGERGDVLNPRLVDDPQVKSDLVALRRAEMAKAREVVGFEHVWLGFVDSGLPEGDPLPPLPDGCFALEPLDITVEALVRVIRERRPHVVTTYDENGGYPHPDHIMTHVVTIAAVRAAGDPDAYPHAGAPWQPLKVYYDRTFTRAKLSAYHEALVKDGRDSPYPEWLERRSDRPEGRVTTRVRCDEWFDVRSRALLAHATQIDPDGMFFALDAREQGEAWPTEEWDLALSAVPLTPDEDDLFAGLGSPEQADALATSGAVTMVIDDVVERKEH; encoded by the coding sequence GTGGCAGGCGGATTCCGGCTCATGGCGGTGCACGCGCACCCCGACGACGAATCGAGCAAGGGCGCAGCGACGATGGCGCGCTACCTCGCCGAGGGGGACGACGTCACCGTCGTCACCTGCACCGGCGGCGAACGTGGTGACGTGCTCAACCCGCGCCTCGTCGACGACCCGCAGGTCAAGAGTGACCTCGTCGCGCTGCGTCGCGCGGAGATGGCGAAGGCGCGCGAGGTCGTCGGCTTCGAGCACGTCTGGCTGGGCTTCGTCGATTCGGGTCTGCCCGAGGGGGACCCGCTGCCGCCGCTGCCCGACGGTTGCTTCGCGCTGGAGCCGCTCGACATCACCGTCGAGGCGCTCGTGCGGGTCATCCGCGAGCGCCGCCCCCACGTCGTCACGACGTACGACGAGAACGGCGGTTACCCGCACCCGGACCACATCATGACGCACGTCGTGACGATCGCCGCCGTCCGCGCGGCGGGCGATCCGGACGCCTACCCGCACGCCGGTGCGCCGTGGCAGCCGCTCAAGGTCTACTACGACCGCACCTTCACCCGCGCGAAGCTGAGCGCCTACCACGAGGCCCTCGTGAAGGACGGGCGCGATTCGCCGTACCCCGAATGGCTGGAGCGCCGCAGCGACCGGCCCGAGGGGCGCGTCACGACGCGGGTGCGCTGCGACGAGTGGTTCGACGTGCGCTCGCGCGCGTTGCTCGCCCACGCGACGCAGATCGACCCCGACGGCATGTTCTTCGCGCTCGACGCGCGCGAGCAGGGCGAGGCGTGGCCGACAGAGGAATGGGACCTCGCACTGAGCGCGGTGCCGCTCACCCCGGACGAGGACGACCTGTTCGCCGGGCTCGGATCACCCGAGCAGGCGGATGCACTCGCGACGAGCGGCGCTGTCACAATGGTGATCGACGACGTCGTCGAACGGAAGGAACACTGA
- a CDS encoding DUF4307 domain-containing protein produces MPLERPRAEQRKWWIIGTLGVVLMTAFCIWFGIQWTSNTVTANQHGFKVLSDDRIQVSWDVIPSDKDKPVTCTLIALNDRRDVLGSKSVSLKPSPYDSTTYTDVVRTTSRAVSGTVKECHYTGEKAQAE; encoded by the coding sequence GTGCCCCTCGAACGCCCACGGGCCGAACAACGCAAGTGGTGGATCATCGGCACGCTCGGCGTGGTCCTCATGACGGCGTTCTGCATCTGGTTCGGCATCCAGTGGACGTCGAACACGGTCACCGCGAACCAACACGGCTTCAAGGTGCTCTCCGACGATCGCATCCAGGTGAGCTGGGACGTCATCCCCAGCGACAAGGACAAGCCGGTGACCTGCACGCTCATCGCGCTCAATGACCGCCGCGACGTCCTCGGTTCGAAGTCGGTCTCGCTCAAGCCGAGCCCCTACGACTCGACGACGTACACCGACGTCGTGCGCACCACGTCGCGCGCCGTCTCGGGCACCGTCAAGGAGTGTCACTACACGGGCGAGAAGGCTCAGGCCGAGTGA
- the greA gene encoding transcription elongation factor GreA has product MSETTTSSSFLTQDAYDRLSAELEHLKGEGRSDIAKRIEAAREEGDLKENGGYHAAKEEQGKMEARIRQLESLLRDAVVGEAPKDNGIVDSGMVVTVEMFGDTETFLLGSREIAGDADIDVYSEQSPLGEAIMGKKVGEETSYDAPNGKTIEVKIVDAKPYAG; this is encoded by the coding sequence GTGAGCGAGACCACCACCTCCTCCAGCTTCCTGACGCAGGACGCATACGACCGTCTCTCGGCGGAACTCGAGCACCTCAAGGGAGAGGGCCGTTCCGACATCGCGAAGCGCATCGAAGCCGCGCGCGAGGAGGGCGACCTCAAGGAGAACGGTGGCTACCACGCCGCCAAGGAGGAGCAGGGCAAGATGGAGGCCCGCATCCGCCAGCTCGAGTCGCTGCTGCGCGACGCCGTCGTCGGGGAGGCACCGAAGGACAACGGCATCGTCGACTCCGGCATGGTCGTCACCGTCGAGATGTTCGGTGACACCGAGACGTTCCTGCTCGGCAGCCGTGAGATCGCCGGGGACGCCGACATCGACGTCTACTCCGAGCAGTCGCCGCTCGGTGAGGCGATCATGGGCAAGAAGGTCGGCGAGGAGACCTCCTACGACGCCCCGAACGGCAAGACGATCGAGGTCAAGATCGTCGACGCGAAGCCGTACGCCGGCTGA
- a CDS encoding cystathionine gamma-synthase, with product MTHDNENADLSDLSTLGFTTRAIHAGQEPDPRTGAVVPAIYQTSTYKQDGVGGLREGYEYSRSANPTRTALEECIAALEGGAKGFAFASGLAGSDTVIRSILRPGEHMVIPTDAYGGTYRLVDKVTKSWGVEYSTAPIADVDAVRAAVTDKTKLIWVETPTNPKLGIADITALAAVAHEAGALLVVDNTFASSYLQQPIALGADIVVHSTTKYSGGHSDVVGGAVVVAKNIGVPEFEDAAERIGFHQNAIGAISGPFDSWLTLRGLKTLSVRMERHCDNAEKIVEFLASRDDVTKIYYPGLASHPGHDVAVKQMKRFGGMVSFEVAGGMERALEVCNATKIFTLGESLGGVESLIEHPARMTHASVAGTDLEVPAALIRLSVGIEEADDLVADLRNALDSTR from the coding sequence ATGACGCACGACAACGAGAACGCAGACCTCTCCGACCTCTCGACCCTCGGTTTCACGACCCGCGCGATCCACGCGGGGCAGGAGCCCGACCCGCGCACGGGCGCGGTCGTTCCGGCCATCTACCAGACCTCGACCTACAAGCAGGACGGCGTCGGCGGTCTGCGTGAGGGCTACGAGTACAGCCGCTCGGCCAATCCGACGCGCACGGCGCTCGAGGAGTGCATCGCCGCTCTCGAGGGCGGCGCCAAGGGTTTCGCGTTCGCCTCCGGTCTCGCGGGCTCGGACACCGTCATCCGCTCGATCCTGCGCCCGGGTGAGCACATGGTCATCCCCACCGACGCCTACGGCGGCACCTACCGCCTCGTCGACAAGGTGACGAAGAGCTGGGGCGTCGAGTACTCGACGGCACCCATCGCCGACGTCGACGCCGTGCGCGCCGCCGTCACCGACAAGACCAAGCTGATCTGGGTGGAGACTCCGACCAACCCCAAGCTCGGCATCGCCGACATCACGGCGCTCGCGGCCGTCGCGCACGAGGCGGGCGCACTGCTCGTCGTCGACAACACGTTCGCCTCGAGCTACCTGCAGCAGCCGATCGCGCTCGGCGCCGACATCGTCGTGCACTCGACGACGAAGTACTCGGGCGGCCACTCCGACGTCGTCGGGGGAGCGGTCGTCGTCGCGAAGAACATCGGCGTGCCCGAGTTCGAAGACGCCGCGGAGCGCATCGGCTTCCACCAGAACGCGATCGGCGCCATCTCCGGTCCGTTCGACAGCTGGCTGACGTTGCGCGGTCTCAAGACGCTGTCGGTGCGCATGGAGCGTCACTGCGACAACGCCGAGAAGATCGTCGAGTTCCTGGCGAGCCGTGATGACGTCACGAAGATCTACTACCCGGGCCTCGCCTCGCACCCGGGCCACGACGTCGCCGTCAAGCAGATGAAACGCTTCGGCGGCATGGTGAGCTTCGAGGTGGCCGGCGGCATGGAGCGCGCGCTCGAGGTCTGCAATGCCACGAAGATCTTCACCCTCGGCGAGAGCCTCGGCGGCGTCGAGTCGCTCATCGAGCACCCGGCGAGGATGACGCACGCCTCCGTCGCCGGCACGGACCTCGAGGTACCGGCCGCCCTCATCCGTCTCTCCGTGGGCATCGAGGAGGCCGACGACCTCGTCGCCGACCTGCGAAACGCACTCGACTCCACGCGATGA